The Corvus moneduloides isolate bCorMon1 chromosome 20, bCorMon1.pri, whole genome shotgun sequence region GTTTTGCTAAGCATTCCGTGTTGGATCTGGCAGCCAGTACCAGCTGTCCCACAcacacagcagaggaagagctCAAGGAATGCTTCCTGGACATTAAGTGAGCCCAAATCTGCTCTGGTTTCTGCTCTTCTGACCTGGAGACAACCACAAAAGCAACACTGAAGTGTTTAAGAAACCAAAGAGCATAAAAAAGTAGCTGGTACAACCCATTTGACACACAAGCTTCTAATTATTGAAGTAAATAAGCTTATCATGAGAAGGGTTGGCTGCTTGGAGTGGAACTCACCAGGAAGTCATTGCCCAGGCGATATTCTCCAATGCCATAATTGTAAGTCAGCTCTGCAACAAAGTGGTTGTCCTCTGGTCCGTAGCCCACCATGGTCTTGCTCCATTTTCCATCGTAAGGGCTGGAAGATCCGTATTGTCCACATTTTAATGTCATGAGTATTAAAAGTAACCACCAAGAGCTGCAAGTATTTGCGTTTCAAGGAGGAATTGCATTGTTAGAGTGAAATAATGGCATTTTGACCCCGGGCTGTCGTTCATGGCCATGTGATAAAAGCAATTCTACCTCATTAACAGCTCCTGCTTTAAGAGCACAGGCTGCTCATTAGCTGCAATTATATAATCACTTCCTTATTGCTAAGTAGGAAAGGGCACCAAACTGTCAGATTCCTTcaatttcagagagaaatgcattcctatttctcctttctttcattcCTCTGTCTTTACAAAAGCTTTTGGGGCTACCAAGAGGGATTTTTAACTCAAGAACCTTGACAGTGTCACATCTATATAAATAATCATTGGAACTGAACGTAGTGACTGCTAAGCTTAGAAATAATTTGGTACAGTTAAGTACCAGTCTATAGGCGTGACATTTATGTTCAGGGTAAGCATCACACCTACACAGAGCGAGGGGCTGTAGGTTCCAAGGGAAGGCGCCTAATAAAGAACAACACAACCCTTACTTTCCTGTGAGCTACCAGCTGGCACATGGGCGGTCACGGCGGGCAGGGCACTCACCCGTTGCAGCTGGCCTTGCAGCCCTCCTCGAACTCCTCGTGCCTCAGCACCTTGAGAACCACACAACgctttgggttgggaggggaccttgaagatcaccTCGTTCCAGCCCGGGATCCCTTCCCTAGGCCCGGTGAAGCGGGCGAGAAGAGGGTGAGCGCGGGCAGGACGTGGCTCCCATTTCCACCCCCAtttccatcccttcccctgGGCCGCGGTCCGGGGACACGGCGGCCGCAGAACCGCCCGTTCTCCGGGAcagccccggcccagcccgccCCTCCCTGGCCCCGCCGCTCACCCTCATGCCCAGCAGCTCCCGGTAGAACCGCGCGGTGCGGCCCCGGTCGCCCACTTTGAACACGAAGTGCAGCGCCCTGCGGGAAGCCATGACTGCGGCCGTGACGTCACGCGGCGCGGTGACGTCACGCGGCCGGGCGCGGTGACGTcacggggcggggccggcgcgcgATGGCGGCGCTGGGCCGCGCGTGGCGGGCGCTGCTGAGGccccgcggggcgcggggggacgcgggcgggcggcgcggggtGCGGGCGCTGCGGCGGAGCCCCGTGCGGGTGCTGCAGCCGCAGAGCGCCCGGGAGCGCCCGCAAAGCCCCGGGGAGCGCCCGCAGAGCCCCCGGGAGCGCTCGGAGCCGCagccgccgcctccgcccgccGTGGAGCGCTGCGCGGCCGCGCCGGGGCTGTGGTACGAGAAGGCGGCGCCCGGGGACCGCAGGATGGGGTGagcgcggggagcggggcccggCCGTGCTGCCCTTTGTAAAACTCCCTGAATGGGAGGGGAATTCCAGCCTTGGGAGGAAGCGGGGAGACTGACACCCGCTGCCGGGCTGGGGGTACCGGGGGTGCTTCATAGAACCGGGGAGTGcatgggttggaagggaccttaaagcccatcccgttccaccccttatcgtgggcagggacaccttccactgtcccaggttgctccaagcatCATCCTGCCTGGCCTTcgacacttccagggatccagggcctcgccaccctcacagagagcaattccttcccaatatcccatctaatcctgccctctggaagttcaaagccattcccctttgtcctggcactccaggcccttgttgaagtccttctccagctctcttggagtcCCTTCAAGTACTGAAAGGTGCTGTAAGGTCAcctttccagcctttcctcttaggagaggtgctccatccctcgaTCATCTTTGTGACCTCCCAGTGAAGCTCTCAGGGGCTGGTGAAGGTCAGACTGAAGGTGGTGTCAGCATCACAGCCACATCTCTGAATAATTTCTCCACAGAAAAGTGGTGACTATTGCCAAGTCAAAGAAGTTTCGGGATAATCACGGGAAGATTCTGCTGGAGGGGCACAGGCTGATCAAGGATGCActggaggcaggagctgtgccacaAACGCTCTTCTTCAGCACTGTGGGGCACCTGAAGCTGCTGCCTGAGGCAGAGATAAAACAAGCCAGCTTGGTTAAGGTGAAATTTGAAGACATTAAGACCTGGTCTGACCTCGTGACTCCTCAGGGGCTTCTAGGTAAGTCACCTCTGAAACAGTTGTAACACTGCCCAAAGGGAAGCTTTTCATATTTAGGATAATGACTCTTAATAATCTTTCTTTAAACACAGCACaatgctccagccctgctggaaaaTAAGTTTTCCTTGCAAAGTGACAAACTCTGCTCCAACTTCCTTTAGGTGGTGCTTTTCCTAACACTTCCTCCAGCACATATTTATTGAAATTTGGGCCAACTCTCACAGAGCAGGCCTCTCCTTGGGGTGGGTCAGTCATAAACCTGTCACACTTCATTTCCTCAGGCATCTTTTCCAAGCCTGACCCTGCCAAGATGTCCTaccctgcagctcagctcaaCAACTCCCTGCCACTGCTCCTCATCTGCGACAACATCCGAGATCCGGGAAACCTGGGGACTATTCTGAgatctgcagcaggagcaggctgcGAGAAAGTGCTGCTCACCAAAGGTAAGAGGAAAGTTTGAGTTACCTGGGGGTAAGGCAGGGAATGAGGTGCTTGAAGATGTTCCCCAGAATTTGTAAGGAGTGGCTGG contains the following coding sequences:
- the MRM3 gene encoding rRNA methyltransferase 3, mitochondrial, with the translated sequence RHAAGRGDVTGRGRRAMAALGRAWRALLRPRGARGDAGGRRGVRALRRSPVRVLQPQSARERPQSPGERPQSPRERSEPQPPPPPAVERCAAAPGLWYEKAAPGDRRMGKVVTIAKSKKFRDNHGKILLEGHRLIKDALEAGAVPQTLFFSTVGHLKLLPEAEIKQASLVKVKFEDIKTWSDLVTPQGLLGIFSKPDPAKMSYPAAQLNNSLPLLLICDNIRDPGNLGTILRSAAGAGCEKVLLTKGCVDLWEPKVLRAGMGAHFRVPVIANLDWESVATNLPDGIQVCVADNNDPDVPARTTSVPRGAGSAPDSPKAPVKSSPKAAPEHEDEEGAAGIPELAAQHYYEDWAQTPVAVVIGGETHGLSPAALRLAASTGGRRLVIPVVPGVDSLNSAIAASIVLFEGKRQLLWRHKQEDDRQKLPVSG